The proteins below are encoded in one region of Sulfitobacter sp. SK012:
- a CDS encoding division/cell wall cluster transcriptional repressor MraZ: MSVPADYRAVLVDGDPRCPEVQLPRMVVLTGKHLKGVLHAYTIDAMAEIEAGIRRLKKGSDERKRASRMILGNSWDTEIDKDGRIVLPQRLRQQIGLEGEAKMVAMGDYFEIWSAEAYADFERDQEEEYDEDDDFDPLMLIPDAED, translated from the coding sequence ATGTCGGTTCCCGCCGATTATCGTGCTGTGCTGGTGGATGGTGATCCGCGTTGCCCCGAAGTCCAATTGCCGCGCATGGTGGTCCTCACGGGCAAACACCTCAAGGGCGTGCTGCATGCCTATACAATAGACGCCATGGCAGAGATCGAAGCCGGCATTCGCAGGCTCAAAAAGGGCAGCGATGAGCGCAAACGCGCCAGCCGGATGATCCTTGGGAACTCATGGGACACCGAAATTGATAAAGACGGCCGCATTGTGCTGCCCCAGCGTCTGCGCCAGCAGATCGGGCTGGAGGGCGAGGCAAAGATGGTCGCTATGGGCGATTATTTCGAGATTTGGAGCGCTGAGGCCTACGCAGACTTCGAGCGTGATCAGGAAGAAGAGTATGACGAGGACGACGATTTTGATCCTCTGATGCTAATCCCGGACGCGGAGGACTGA
- the rsmH gene encoding 16S rRNA (cytosine(1402)-N(4))-methyltransferase RsmH, with amino-acid sequence MAAAAHTDPSAPHTPVLLEPILKACAPISGTWLDGTFGAGGYTRALLDAGADRVIAVDRDPLAFEMAQDWIAQYGDRLVLQHGVFSKMDNYGQDLDGVVLDLGVSSMQLDLAERGFSFMRDGPLDMRMSQEGPTAADIVNNAEEEEIANILFQYGEERASRRIASAILRARAEAPITRTLKLSKVVEGCLPRAKPGQSHPATRSFQALRIAVNNEYGELFEGLMAAERALKPGGLLAVVTFHSVEDRMVKRFLTARSGSGGNANRYVPEQITEAPQFTIKSRKAISADADELAANPRSRSAKLRIGTRTDAPSGTIDAKSIGMPMTKGAK; translated from the coding sequence ATGGCTGCTGCGGCCCATACTGACCCTTCTGCTCCCCACACACCCGTTCTTCTGGAACCGATACTAAAGGCCTGCGCGCCAATTTCTGGCACTTGGCTGGACGGAACGTTTGGCGCGGGCGGTTACACACGTGCGCTGCTTGATGCGGGTGCTGATCGTGTAATTGCAGTGGACCGTGATCCGCTCGCCTTTGAGATGGCGCAAGACTGGATCGCGCAATACGGCGACCGTCTTGTCCTACAGCATGGCGTTTTCTCGAAAATGGACAACTACGGTCAGGATTTGGACGGTGTTGTGCTCGATCTTGGCGTGTCTTCGATGCAGCTTGATCTGGCGGAGCGCGGCTTTTCTTTTATGCGCGACGGGCCACTTGATATGCGGATGTCCCAAGAGGGGCCAACGGCCGCCGACATCGTAAACAACGCCGAAGAAGAAGAGATCGCAAATATCTTGTTTCAATACGGCGAAGAACGCGCGAGCCGCCGCATTGCAAGTGCGATCCTGCGCGCGCGTGCCGAGGCTCCCATCACTCGAACGTTGAAGCTGTCCAAGGTGGTTGAGGGGTGCCTGCCGCGCGCCAAGCCCGGCCAATCCCATCCTGCCACGCGCAGCTTTCAGGCGCTGCGGATCGCGGTAAACAACGAATATGGTGAGCTTTTTGAAGGACTTATGGCTGCTGAACGGGCATTGAAGCCCGGAGGATTGCTGGCCGTGGTCACGTTTCATTCGGTCGAGGACCGCATGGTCAAACGCTTTTTGACGGCGCGTTCGGGGTCGGGTGGGAATGCAAACCGCTATGTGCCTGAACAGATAACAGAGGCACCGCAATTCACCATAAAATCGCGCAAGGCCATTTCTGCGGATGCAGATGAACTGGCCGCCAATCCACGCTCGCGTTCTGCCAAGTTGCGGATCGGCACACGGACGGATGCGCCCAGCGGAACAATTGATGCCAAATCCATCGGAATGCCGATGACAAAGGGGGCAAAATGA